From the Lepus europaeus isolate LE1 chromosome 12, mLepTim1.pri, whole genome shotgun sequence genome, one window contains:
- the LOC133771232 gene encoding olfactory receptor 13J1 gives MEPANRTEVSEFYLKGFSGYPALEQLLFALCSAMYLVTLLGNTAMVVLSLLDARLHTPMYFFLGHLSLLDICYTSTFVPLMLVHLLSPRKTISFTGCAIQMCLSLSTGSTECLLLAIMAYDRYLAICRPLRYPALMSRRLCSLLAGAAWVLCLLKSASETVLAMRLPFCGHRTVSHFTCEILAVLKLACGDTSASEAFLLVGAVLLLPVPLALICLSYTLILATILRAPSAAGRRKAFSTCSAHLAVVLLFYGTVIFMYMKPQSKEAHISDEVFTVLYAVVTPMLNPIIYSLRNKEVREAARKVWGQRRACR, from the coding sequence ATGGAGCCAGCCAACAGGACAGAGGTCTCGGAGTTCTACCTGAAAGGATTTTCTGGCTACCCAGCTCTGGAGCAGCTGCTCTTCGCTCTGTGCTCAGCCATGTACCTGGTGACCCTGCTGGGGAACACAGCCATGGTGGTGCTGAGCCTGCTGGACGCCCGCCTGCACacgcccatgtacttcttcctgggCCACCTCTCCCTCCTGGACATCTGCTACACATCCACCTTTGTGCCCCTGATGCTGGTCCACCTCCTGTCCCCCCGCAAGACCATCTCCTTCACTGGCTGCGCCATCCAGATGTGCCTGAGCCTGTCTACGGGCTCCACCGAGTGCCTGCTGCTGGCCATCATGGCCTACGACCGCTACCTGGCCATCTGCCGGCCCCTCCGCTACCCTGCGCTCATGAGCCGCAGGCTCTGCTCGCTGCTGGCTGGCGCCGCCTGGGTCCTCTGCCTGCTCAAGTCGGCGTCCGAGACCGTCCTAGCTATGAGGCTGCCCTTCTGTGGCCACCGCACGGTCAGCCACTTCACCTGCGAGATCCTGGCGGTGCTGAAGCTGGCCTGCGGGGACACGTCGGCCAGCGAGGCCTTCCTGCTGGTGGGTGCCGTCCTGCTGCTGCCCGTGCCCCTGGCTCTCATCTGCCTGTCCTACACGCTGATCCTGGCCACCATCCTGAGGGCGCCCTCGGCCGCCGGCCGCCGCAAAGCCTTCTCCACCTGCTCGGCACACCTGGCTGTGGTGCTGCTTTTCTATGGCACCGTCATCTTCATGTACATGAAGCCCCAGAGCAAGGAGGCCCACATCTCCGACGAGGTCTTCACGGTGCTCTACGCTGTGGTCACGCCCATGCTCAACCCCAtcatctacagcctgaggaacaaGGAGGTGAGGGAGGCCGCCCGGAAGGTGTGGGGCCAGAGACGGGCCTGCCGGTGA